The DNA window AAGTTAGGAGTATCTTCTTTTTTCATGGTTTATTGTCCTAGATGTGGAGCCAATAATCCAGAAGGCACTCTTTACTGTAAAGAATGCAACGCATTTATTGGTGATGATGAAGAGAAAAAAATAATGACTGGGAATGTATATCCATCTATTAAGGATTATCCCGTGACATTATTATATTCGTATACAGAGCCCTCTTCACGTGCAGAGTTATTTATTAGAATTTTATATGTTTTTATTCTAGGCATTATTATTGAAGCCTGGGGAATTATTGCAGGTCTTGCCCAAATCTTTCAGTTTTTTTATGTCCTTATATATGCAAAGAAACATAAGGGCGCATTTGATTTTATGGCTGGATTTTTTAGATTCTACTTCAACGTGACGGCATATAGCTGTCTCATAACAGATAATAGACCGCCTATAACAAGTAAAGATGTCGAATATCCATGCAGAATTACATTCTCATTTGAGAAAGAATCAAAAAGATTGGAGCTTCTGGTAAGAATCTTTTATGGTTTTGTGCTATCTCTAATTGCATCTATGTGGGGAATGATACTGTACCTGATAGTATTCATTGAATGGTTTTACATTTTATTTACAACGAAGAAAAACTTTGGCCTTTGGGAGTTTTCAGTAAGATTTATTAACTTCTATATGAGAATCAATGCATATATTTCAATATTAACAGATGAAAGACCTCCTTTAACAGGTGACTAAATGGACCCCCTTTCCCTTCTTGCAATAGCATTTGCCCCAGGTTTGCTGTGGCTCTTTCTTTTTTATAAGAAAGACAAATATGAGCCAGAGCCAAAAAAACTAATTATATTGACATTTATCCTGGGAATAGTTGCGACAATTCCGGCAGGCATACTTAATACTTTGCTATTGCCATTTTCTATTGAGCAAGCAAATATTTTTTTACTATTCTTTGCAGCATTTTTTGTAATAGGTCCTGTAGAGGAAATATCAAAGTACATGGCAATTAGAGTATATGCCCTTAGGTCAAAGGAGTTCGATGAACCTATTGATGCAATGATTTATTCTATTGCAGCCGCATTGGGATTTGCAACCTTTGAAAATTTTTTATATATCTCCCAGTTTGGCCCATCGCTAATACTTATGAGGGCCATAACAGGTTGCCTTGGACACGCAGGATTCTCAGGGATAGTTGGGTATTATGTGGGAAAAGCGAAGTTTACCTCGCCAAAGAATAATAATGTAGTATTTAAAGGGATTGCAATAGCAGCGTTCTCACACGGACTGTTTAATTTTGTTTTATTTACCCAGACCATACTAGCTTTCTTATTTGTCCCTCTATTGATAGTGCTAGTATATTTCTTAACAAAAAGATTGGGCGAACTTTCTTCTGCGTCTCCGTTTAAACCTTCAGATCATTATGATTTCAAGTGCCCCAAATGCAAAAAAACTGTGTTATCTTCATCTAAATTCTGCCCAGAATGTGGATTTAAGTTCAAGAGATAATTTTTTATACCAAAATACATTTCACTATTTATCCCTTATAGCGAGGGGTTCATGAGAGGAAATCTTTCTTCTATGAGTGAAACAGCAAATATAAGGGTTATACCCTGTCAACGGTCACCCGGTGATGTGGCATGTCGCTTAGATGATTCGGGGGTTACAATGATGGGGATCAGCCCACCACGAGAGTTACCGAAGGAAGAGAGGATATCCGAACGATGAACTTCGGGGTTAGTTAGGTGGGCAACAAACAAATTATTTAAAAAAATCATTATAAAAATAAGAGAAATAAATTTATCTTTTATACGATTTCTGACGGTAACTTGTGAGATCTTCATTTGGCCGTGGGGCATAATCCCTTAGAATATTCAAAATTTCTCCGTCTGTTACACCGACGTTTTTTGATAGCTGGACCATATTATTCCTAATCTCAAATAATTTTTCTCTTGCAATATCTATTCTATCTATTGAAGGGTGGTCTCTTAAATATTCGAACTCTCGTGAAAGACCAGATATATCGACAGAGATAGATGTGATAAGATCCTTATACGGGTAATCACCTTTCGTTTGAAGTTCCTTGGCCAAGTCCTTTGCCCTGTAAAGCTGATATATGGCGGTAATTATCTGTAGTTTCTCCAGGTATTTTCCTCCAGGATATCCAACTTCGTAAAGTGCTGTTCTGATAGTCTTTAGGATCTCAATTTCCGTCTGATTCTTTAATTTTACATAGGTTCCATCAAAGATTGCCATATGATCACCATCATTTATGGTAATTAATGAGAAGATATAGTTAATCATTTTATTTAATAATGTTAAACAATAAAGGTAACATTTAACTAAATAATTTCTAATTAAAAATATTAAGATATAAAGGATTAATTAAATTAATTGGATTAACTATAAACATTGCTAGAATGCGTGCCGGTCATTATATCCTATAACCCGGCTCTGGGAATGTTTTGGGAAGAAATCATACGGATAAAGGCCTCTTTGTATCATTAGATCTTTTATCTCAGATTCATAATCACTCTTTTTGATTAAATCTGTAGGGCCTTCCTCTATTATAA is part of the Methanofastidiosum sp. genome and encodes:
- a CDS encoding DUF4389 domain-containing protein; this encodes MVYCPRCGANNPEGTLYCKECNAFIGDDEEKKIMTGNVYPSIKDYPVTLLYSYTEPSSRAELFIRILYVFILGIIIEAWGIIAGLAQIFQFFYVLIYAKKHKGAFDFMAGFFRFYFNVTAYSCLITDNRPPITSKDVEYPCRITFSFEKESKRLELLVRIFYGFVLSLIASMWGMILYLIVFIEWFYILFTTKKNFGLWEFSVRFINFYMRINAYISILTDERPPLTGD
- a CDS encoding PrsW family intramembrane metalloprotease produces the protein MDPLSLLAIAFAPGLLWLFLFYKKDKYEPEPKKLIILTFILGIVATIPAGILNTLLLPFSIEQANIFLLFFAAFFVIGPVEEISKYMAIRVYALRSKEFDEPIDAMIYSIAAALGFATFENFLYISQFGPSLILMRAITGCLGHAGFSGIVGYYVGKAKFTSPKNNNVVFKGIAIAAFSHGLFNFVLFTQTILAFLFVPLLIVLVYFLTKRLGELSSASPFKPSDHYDFKCPKCKKTVLSSSKFCPECGFKFKR